In Verrucomicrobiota bacterium JB022, a single genomic region encodes these proteins:
- a CDS encoding tRNA threonylcarbamoyladenosine dehydratase: MDDDYSFRFGGIGRLYGQAGLQRLREARVAVVGLGGVGSWIVEALARSGVGHLTLIDLDEVCVSNVNRQLHALEGNIGRAKAAVLAERARLIQPTISVDVQQVYFSERNADALLSPGFDVVVDAIDALTPKAHLLAECCFRGIRVVTSGGAGGKRDATQIRVADITKAINDPLLAMTRKKLRKDFGFPRETRRRWRIPSVFSPEEPVYPHQDGSVCATPEPGTELRLNCDYGYGTATHITGTVGFIMSGLVLQMLTEDIRRPINPRAIAEAKAQEA; this comes from the coding sequence ATGGACGACGATTACAGCTTTCGCTTCGGGGGCATTGGCCGCTTGTATGGGCAAGCGGGCCTGCAGCGGTTGCGCGAGGCGAGGGTAGCCGTGGTGGGCCTCGGGGGCGTTGGCTCGTGGATTGTGGAGGCTCTCGCGCGCAGCGGGGTGGGGCACCTGACCCTGATCGACCTCGACGAGGTTTGCGTGAGCAACGTCAACCGCCAGCTGCACGCGCTGGAGGGCAACATCGGGCGGGCCAAGGCCGCCGTGCTCGCCGAGCGCGCACGCTTGATCCAGCCGACGATCTCGGTCGACGTCCAGCAGGTCTACTTCTCCGAGCGCAATGCCGATGCGCTGCTTTCGCCGGGCTTCGACGTGGTCGTCGACGCCATTGACGCGCTCACGCCCAAGGCGCACCTGCTCGCCGAGTGCTGCTTTCGCGGCATCCGGGTGGTGACCTCCGGCGGGGCGGGCGGCAAGCGCGATGCAACTCAAATCCGGGTGGCCGACATCACCAAGGCGATCAACGACCCGCTGCTGGCGATGACGCGCAAGAAGCTGCGCAAGGATTTCGGCTTCCCTCGTGAGACGCGCCGTCGCTGGCGTATCCCCAGTGTATTTTCGCCGGAAGAGCCCGTCTACCCGCATCAGGACGGCAGCGTTTGCGCCACCCCGGAGCCGGGCACGGAGCTACGGCTGAACTGCGACTACGGCTACGGCACCGCCACGCATATTACGGGCACGGTCGGCTTCATCATGAGCGGGCTCGTCCTGCAGATGCTGACGGAGGACATCCGCCGCCCGATCAACCCCCGCGCCATCGCGGAAGCCAAAGCTCAGGAAGCGTAA
- a CDS encoding AbrB/MazE/SpoVT family DNA-binding domain-containing protein — MSDTTITTKGQMTLPADIRKHLDLHQGDRLTCFIDEGRIVMVPQKRPIRELKGMIKIDRSLSLEEMDEAIDGI, encoded by the coding sequence ATGAGCGACACTACGATCACGACAAAAGGGCAGATGACCTTGCCTGCGGACATCCGCAAGCACCTCGACCTGCATCAAGGGGACAGGCTAACCTGCTTCATTGATGAAGGGCGGATCGTCATGGTTCCCCAAAAGCGTCCAATCCGTGAGTTGAAGGGAATGATCAAAATCGACCGCTCGCTTTCGCTCGAAGAGATGGATGAGGCTATTGATGGTATCTGA
- the tsaD gene encoding tRNA (adenosine(37)-N6)-threonylcarbamoyltransferase complex transferase subunit TsaD: protein MIFAIESSCDESAVALFDPAKGIVGEWVQSSLQRHQEYGGIVPDVASRAHLEFFPWLVKVAKEELGDARPSQIAVTTGPGLAGCLALGVSLAQALGLAWQVPVVGVNHLRGHVYSPFIGTHAADPANFGPGQSSFRALLPHLGMIVSGGNTILCEIDEDERVHILAQTVDDAAGEALDKGAKLLGMPYPGGPLIERTAEGGDPAAYDFPRGFLNSGEPKFSFSGLKTSLRYTLEGMDDEKLERVLPNLCASYQQAVIDSLVGKTRQIWRRQRGRWKSMGLSGGVANNRSLRAAFGALAEEARLPLLIAEPRHTGDNASMIAFAAYLDPQGVQPAQAGLLTFDPSWELK, encoded by the coding sequence ATGATTTTTGCGATCGAAAGCTCGTGCGACGAGTCGGCCGTGGCCCTGTTCGACCCTGCCAAGGGCATCGTGGGCGAGTGGGTGCAAAGCTCCCTCCAGCGCCACCAGGAATACGGCGGCATTGTGCCCGATGTGGCCAGCCGTGCCCACCTCGAGTTCTTCCCGTGGCTCGTCAAGGTGGCCAAGGAAGAGCTGGGGGACGCACGCCCCTCGCAGATCGCAGTGACGACGGGCCCGGGGCTCGCGGGCTGCCTTGCCCTCGGCGTGTCGCTGGCACAGGCGCTCGGCTTGGCGTGGCAGGTTCCAGTCGTGGGCGTCAATCACCTGCGCGGGCACGTCTATTCGCCCTTCATCGGCACCCATGCGGCCGATCCGGCAAATTTCGGGCCGGGCCAGTCGAGTTTTCGGGCGCTGCTGCCGCACCTCGGCATGATCGTCTCGGGTGGCAATACCATCCTGTGCGAGATCGACGAAGACGAGCGCGTTCACATTCTCGCCCAGACGGTCGACGATGCGGCGGGCGAGGCGCTCGACAAGGGCGCGAAACTGCTCGGCATGCCATACCCGGGTGGTCCGCTGATCGAGCGCACGGCCGAGGGGGGAGACCCAGCGGCCTATGACTTTCCGCGCGGCTTCCTCAATTCCGGCGAGCCCAAATTTTCCTTCTCCGGCCTCAAGACCAGCCTCCGCTATACGCTGGAGGGGATGGACGATGAGAAGCTCGAACGGGTCTTGCCCAACCTGTGCGCGAGCTATCAGCAGGCGGTGATCGATTCGCTGGTGGGCAAGACGCGGCAGATCTGGCGACGACAGCGCGGCCGCTGGAAGAGCATGGGCCTCTCGGGCGGGGTCGCCAACAACCGGAGCTTGCGTGCCGCCTTCGGGGCGCTGGCCGAGGAGGCCCGTTTGCCTCTGCTGATCGCCGAGCCCCGCCACACGGGCGACAATGCGAGCATGATCGCCTTTGCCGCCTATCTGGACCCGCAGGGCGTGCAGCCTGCCCAAGCTGGCCTGCTTACCTTCGATCCCAGCTGGGAGTTGAAGTAG
- a CDS encoding restriction endonuclease, which yields MDNPYTTSAAYTPEEFEQHVQCLIQKSGVGLESFETTRREKLQGCDGEYEIDVVARFEALNTRFIVLIECKHHRNPIKREIVQILADRIRSCGAHKGMIFSTVRFQRGAVEYALRHGIALVKVTDAEPVYFNRSGDSTNEIPTRKGGWLVREGKANKVRYSAFDIWNVSLLMEAFNEEVADKAAVAIEFDEDY from the coding sequence ATGGATAATCCATATACGACTAGCGCAGCCTATACTCCAGAAGAGTTTGAACAACACGTTCAGTGCCTCATTCAAAAGTCTGGTGTGGGGCTCGAGAGTTTTGAGACCACGCGCCGAGAGAAGCTTCAGGGCTGCGATGGAGAATATGAAATAGATGTGGTCGCGAGGTTTGAGGCGCTTAATACACGCTTTATCGTGCTAATTGAGTGTAAGCACCACCGTAACCCTATTAAGCGGGAAATTGTACAGATCCTTGCTGATAGAATTCGTTCTTGTGGTGCACACAAAGGGATGATTTTTTCAACTGTAAGATTCCAAAGAGGTGCAGTCGAATATGCCTTAAGGCATGGCATAGCTTTAGTTAAGGTTACCGATGCAGAGCCAGTTTACTTTAATCGAAGTGGGGATTCAACCAACGAGATACCCACTCGAAAGGGTGGCTGGCTGGTCAGGGAGGGAAAGGCGAATAAGGTCCGTTATTCTGCCTTTGATATCTGGAACGTCTCATTGCTGATGGAAGCATTTAATGAGGAGGTAGCCGATAAGGCAGCTGTGGCGATAGAGTTTGACGAAGATTACTGA